The following coding sequences are from one Thermoleophilia bacterium window:
- the secD gene encoding protein translocase subunit SecD → MGGRRRNIFVLLFVAGLVIASVIVSVSKPTQLGLDLQGGIELTLQGRPTPQAPEVTTEAMDRSVDIIRSGCDRLGISEIEVSRLGADQISVGIPGATSVGKATECATKPARLYFYDWQNNLVGPAKELQTDLGSADPKKVNEQQRQKWIDAGRPPTEGSNRGLMTQGAEPTKYDAVELASKQKRVDDCPNCAAPDQYYLFSDDKEHTYLSGPVNDKADLYFDDQGTPIPKENTVVKEVPQGTVVVTEQATDGNGDNLEGDENAGYYVLTDNAALSGDDIKDPQQETDQSGLPNVTFKFTDKGRKAFQEVTRRIAQEGQARAIGPVTADQASQLSGNFAIVLDGGVVSRPIINFVENPDGIDGRTGAQISGGFDIAGAQELAEFLQRGALPIDLTLTSQSQVSASLGQEALDQGVLALMIGLALVIIFLITFYRFLGLVASLALIVYAIIFLAMIKVIPITMTLPGIAGLVLTIGVAADSNIVIFERIKEELRLGRSVTSSISIGYRRGISTIIDANVVTLLTAFILFVLATSGIKGFAFTLGIGTLVSLLTAVVFTQALLFSMSNTSFLRSGRGFSGVEGKQRWHFDFMGSAKWFFAMSGCILLIGAMALTTKGLNFGIDFESGTRIEVALDKDITPEELRTAVAGEGLADAEIQQVDNPVLGENAFQVQSDTLDPNELAAVEKTLEDEFGISKDGFNSTSVGPTFGASVARSALLAVAFSLLLITGYVAVRFEPKYSVPILIAIMHDILIALGVYALIGAEVSSATVAAFLTILGYSLYDTIIVFDRIRENQPKMPRATFSQITNKSMSEVMTRSLATSFCTLIGVVSLLIFGGETLRSFAIAILVGIASGTYSSIFIASPVLALWKEREPGFRRRRRQQIETQGSVPAYASDLEVSKVGDVMDDDGIEVDESGDSVPVPEHPSPRKKRGRK, encoded by the coding sequence ATGGGAGGCAGGCGCCGCAATATATTCGTGCTGCTGTTCGTGGCGGGACTGGTCATCGCATCGGTCATCGTCTCGGTCAGCAAGCCGACACAGCTCGGTCTGGACCTCCAGGGCGGCATCGAGCTCACCCTTCAGGGGCGCCCGACCCCACAGGCACCAGAAGTCACGACCGAAGCGATGGATCGCTCGGTCGACATCATCCGTTCCGGCTGTGACCGCCTCGGCATCTCCGAGATCGAGGTCTCCCGCCTGGGGGCTGACCAGATCTCGGTCGGCATCCCCGGCGCGACTTCGGTCGGCAAGGCCACCGAATGCGCGACCAAGCCGGCCCGGCTCTACTTCTACGACTGGCAGAACAACCTGGTCGGCCCGGCCAAGGAGCTCCAGACGGACCTCGGCTCTGCTGATCCGAAGAAGGTCAACGAGCAGCAGCGCCAGAAGTGGATCGACGCCGGCCGTCCTCCGACCGAAGGCTCCAACCGCGGGCTGATGACCCAGGGCGCCGAGCCGACCAAGTACGACGCGGTCGAACTCGCTTCGAAGCAGAAGCGGGTTGACGATTGTCCCAACTGCGCCGCGCCCGACCAGTACTACCTGTTCTCCGACGACAAGGAGCACACCTACCTTTCCGGTCCGGTCAACGACAAGGCCGACCTCTACTTCGACGATCAGGGCACGCCGATCCCGAAGGAGAACACAGTCGTCAAGGAAGTGCCGCAAGGCACGGTCGTGGTCACCGAGCAGGCGACCGACGGCAACGGCGACAACCTTGAAGGCGACGAGAACGCCGGCTACTACGTTCTCACCGACAACGCCGCACTGTCGGGCGACGACATCAAGGATCCGCAGCAGGAGACCGACCAGAGCGGCCTGCCGAACGTCACCTTCAAGTTCACCGACAAGGGCCGCAAGGCCTTCCAGGAGGTCACCCGCCGGATCGCCCAGGAGGGCCAGGCCCGAGCTATCGGACCGGTCACCGCCGATCAGGCCTCGCAGCTTTCGGGCAACTTTGCGATCGTGCTCGACGGCGGTGTCGTCTCCCGGCCGATCATCAACTTCGTCGAGAACCCCGATGGCATCGACGGTCGCACGGGCGCCCAGATCTCGGGCGGTTTCGACATCGCGGGCGCTCAGGAGCTGGCCGAGTTCCTCCAGCGCGGCGCGCTGCCGATCGACCTCACCCTGACCAGCCAGAGCCAGGTCTCGGCGAGCCTCGGCCAGGAGGCCCTCGACCAGGGCGTGCTCGCTCTGATGATCGGCCTCGCCCTGGTGATCATCTTCCTGATCACCTTCTACCGTTTCCTCGGTCTGGTCGCTTCGCTGGCCCTGATCGTCTACGCGATCATCTTCCTGGCGATGATCAAGGTGATTCCGATCACCATGACGCTGCCCGGGATAGCCGGTCTCGTCTTAACCATCGGCGTGGCAGCCGATTCGAACATCGTCATCTTCGAGCGAATAAAGGAAGAACTACGCCTCGGACGATCCGTCACCTCCTCCATATCGATCGGTTACCGCCGCGGCATCAGCACGATCATCGACGCCAACGTCGTCACCCTGCTGACCGCCTTCATCCTCTTCGTCCTCGCCACTTCGGGCATCAAGGGATTCGCCTTCACGCTCGGCATCGGCACCCTGGTCTCGCTGCTGACCGCCGTCGTCTTCACCCAGGCCCTGCTCTTCTCGATGAGCAATACGAGCTTCCTCAGGTCGGGCCGGGGATTCAGCGGCGTCGAAGGCAAGCAGCGCTGGCACTTCGACTTCATGGGCTCGGCGAAGTGGTTCTTTGCGATGTCGGGCTGCATCCTGCTGATCGGTGCGATGGCCCTCACCACCAAAGGCCTCAACTTCGGCATCGACTTCGAATCGGGCACCCGCATCGAAGTCGCGCTCGACAAGGACATCACCCCGGAAGAGCTGCGAACAGCGGTCGCCGGTGAAGGCCTCGCCGATGCGGAGATCCAGCAGGTGGACAATCCGGTCCTCGGCGAGAACGCCTTCCAGGTCCAGAGCGACACGCTCGACCCGAACGAGCTCGCAGCGGTCGAAAAGACGCTGGAAGACGAATTCGGGATATCGAAGGACGGCTTCAACAGCACCAGCGTCGGCCCGACGTTCGGTGCTTCGGTCGCTCGCAGCGCCCTGCTCGCGGTCGCCTTCTCCCTGCTCCTGATCACGGGATACGTGGCGGTCCGGTTCGAACCGAAGTACTCGGTGCCGATCCTGATCGCGATCATGCACGACATCCTGATTGCCCTTGGCGTCTACGCATTGATTGGTGCCGAGGTCTCCAGCGCAACCGTCGCGGCCTTCCTCACAATCCTGGGCTATTCGCTCTACGACACGATCATCGTGTTCGACAGAATCCGGGAAAACCAGCCGAAGATGCCGCGCGCGACCTTCTCGCAGATCACCAACAAGTCGATGTCTGAGGTCATGACGCGTTCGCTCGCGACCAGCTTCTGCACGCTGATCGGTGTCGTCTCGCTGCTGATCTTCGGTGGCGAGACGCTGCGCAGCTTCGCGATCGCGATCCTGGTCGGCATCGCTTCCGGTACCTACTCGTCGATCTTCATCGCTTCCCCGGTTCTCGCTCTCTGGAAAGAACGTGAGCCCGGCTTCCGCCGTCGCCGCCGTCAGCAGATCGAGACCCAGGGCAGTGTGCCTGCCTATGCCTCCGATCTCGAGGTGTCCAAGGTTGGGGATGTCATGGATGACGATGGCATCGAAGTCGACGAATCCGGTGATTCCGTGCCCGTTCCGGAGCACCCGAGTCCAAGGAAGAAGAGGGGCAGGAAATAA
- a CDS encoding bile acid:sodium symporter family protein encodes MIEVVLPLSLIFIMFNIGLSLTPDDFRRVIRIPKGVAVGMVNLLLVSPFLAAIVATVFDLDPVLAVGLVLLGAAPGGTMANMYTHLAKGETALSVTLTALSSVLCVITVPLYLKLADNHFGGGNLIDDVNMLGVAARVVVITLLPLGVGMFVRRRRPDWTDRRKPGLDRAALIVFVLVVAAAVASEWSTIVDNFAKVALATLTLNLLAMGISFGAAKALRLTERAATAIALELGIHNATVAITVGSLLGDDAFIVPAGVYSLFMFINGTIFARYMSRRNRSELAPAGA; translated from the coding sequence ATGATCGAAGTCGTACTACCGCTTTCGCTGATCTTCATCATGTTCAACATCGGCCTGAGCCTGACTCCGGACGATTTCCGCCGCGTCATCAGGATCCCCAAGGGCGTCGCGGTCGGCATGGTCAACCTGCTCCTGGTCTCCCCCTTCCTGGCCGCGATCGTGGCCACGGTCTTCGATCTCGACCCCGTGCTCGCGGTCGGGCTGGTGCTGCTCGGGGCTGCGCCTGGCGGAACCATGGCCAACATGTACACGCACCTGGCCAAGGGCGAGACCGCGTTGTCAGTGACCCTGACTGCCCTCTCGAGCGTCCTCTGCGTGATCACGGTGCCGCTCTACCTGAAGCTCGCCGACAACCATTTTGGTGGCGGCAACCTGATCGACGACGTCAACATGCTCGGGGTCGCGGCCAGGGTCGTCGTCATCACCCTGCTCCCCCTTGGCGTAGGCATGTTCGTTCGCCGGCGTCGACCTGACTGGACCGACCGCCGCAAGCCGGGACTCGACCGGGCGGCGTTGATCGTCTTCGTGCTGGTCGTCGCTGCCGCCGTCGCCTCTGAGTGGAGCACCATCGTCGACAATTTCGCCAAGGTGGCCCTGGCGACGCTCACCCTCAACCTGCTCGCGATGGGAATCAGCTTTGGCGCGGCCAAGGCACTCCGCCTCACCGAGCGCGCGGCCACCGCGATAGCACTCGAGCTCGGGATCCACAACGCCACCGTCGCGATCACCGTCGGCAGCCTGCTGGGCGATGATGCGTTCATCGTTCCAGCGGGCGTCTATAGTCTGTTCATGTTCATCAACGGCACAATTTTCGCCCGCTACATGAGCCGGCGCAACAGATCCGAGCTTGCGCCCGCCGGAGCCTGA
- a CDS encoding bifunctional (p)ppGpp synthetase/guanosine-3',5'-bis(diphosphate) 3'-pyrophosphohydrolase has protein sequence MTTGLTPRERSLLDDLITVIDQFETQIAGTNGGGQALIDRAEVATAFVFACRHHADQKRQSGHEFITHPVGVARICVGMSLDTATLCAALLHDTVEDTSASLAEIDEAFSPEVGKLVDGVTKLTEITFESRDERQAENYRKMMVAMAKDVRVILIKLADRLHNMRTLSSLPKQKQIAKSRETLEIYAPLAHRLGIHAIKWELEDLAFATLHPRKYSEIKHLVAQQRAERDTYVDEAGGFLSEELKKVGIDAEIAGRAKHFYSIYTKMTKKGREFNEIFDLTAMRVIVGSVKDCYGAIGVIHSLWKPLPGRFKDYVAMPKANMYQALHTTVIGLEGKPLEIQIRTEEMHRLAEYGIAAHVSYKEGAGGDSSKEKMTWLRQLVESESEQNPAEFLESLKEDLFEDEVFVFTPKGEVMNLSAGATPVDFAYSIHTDVGHRCVGAKVNGKIVPLHYALKSGDIVEVMTAKQERGPSRDWIKVVRTSRARNKIRAWFREERRDDAERDGRDALAKALRKRDLPPQKFSGSPMLADVMREMGFRKADDFYIALGNGKISAKTTANKLIQRLRAGEMLEPEPVEEITKGRGKQRVREASEFGISVEGVENVALRLAKCCRPVPGDEILGYVSLGRGITIHRTDCRNVGDLSNSPERLVNVSWEGENEATFRVEIQIDAYDRTRLLEDLSRTFAEVGVNIISAECSTNPPMVKNRFVIEVGDTSQLKQCIGRVRHVESVFDAYRVTPGE, from the coding sequence CTGACCACGGGGCTCACGCCCCGGGAGCGTTCTCTGCTCGACGACCTGATCACGGTCATCGACCAGTTCGAGACTCAGATCGCCGGCACCAACGGCGGCGGGCAGGCCCTGATCGACCGGGCCGAGGTCGCCACCGCTTTCGTCTTCGCCTGCCGTCATCACGCTGACCAGAAGCGCCAGTCGGGCCATGAATTCATCACCCACCCGGTCGGGGTGGCGCGCATCTGCGTCGGCATGAGCCTCGACACGGCAACGCTCTGCGCGGCGCTGCTTCACGACACGGTCGAGGACACCTCGGCCAGTCTCGCCGAGATCGACGAAGCCTTCAGCCCCGAGGTGGGCAAGCTGGTCGATGGTGTCACCAAGCTGACCGAGATCACCTTCGAGAGCCGCGACGAACGCCAGGCCGAGAACTACCGCAAGATGATGGTCGCGATGGCCAAGGACGTGCGGGTCATCCTGATCAAGCTGGCCGACCGCCTGCACAACATGCGCACTCTGAGTTCGCTGCCCAAGCAGAAGCAGATCGCGAAGTCGCGGGAAACGCTCGAGATCTACGCGCCGCTCGCGCACCGCCTCGGCATCCACGCGATCAAGTGGGAGCTCGAGGACCTCGCCTTCGCGACGCTCCACCCCCGCAAGTACTCGGAGATCAAGCACCTGGTCGCCCAGCAGCGGGCCGAGCGCGACACCTACGTCGACGAAGCCGGCGGCTTCCTCTCGGAGGAGCTGAAGAAGGTCGGGATCGACGCCGAGATCGCCGGCCGCGCCAAGCACTTTTATTCGATCTACACCAAGATGACCAAGAAGGGCCGGGAGTTCAACGAGATCTTCGACCTCACCGCGATGCGTGTGATCGTCGGCTCGGTCAAGGACTGTTACGGCGCGATCGGCGTGATCCACTCGCTTTGGAAACCCCTGCCCGGACGGTTCAAGGACTATGTTGCGATGCCGAAGGCCAACATGTACCAGGCACTTCACACCACGGTGATCGGGCTCGAAGGCAAGCCGCTCGAGATCCAGATCCGGACCGAGGAGATGCACCGCCTGGCCGAGTACGGCATTGCCGCCCACGTCTCCTACAAGGAGGGGGCCGGCGGGGACTCGTCCAAGGAGAAGATGACCTGGCTGCGGCAGCTGGTCGAGTCCGAGTCCGAGCAGAACCCGGCCGAGTTCCTCGAGTCGCTGAAAGAAGACCTGTTCGAAGACGAGGTCTTCGTCTTCACGCCCAAGGGCGAAGTGATGAACCTCTCCGCCGGCGCGACCCCGGTCGACTTCGCCTATTCGATCCACACCGATGTCGGCCACCGCTGTGTCGGCGCGAAGGTCAACGGCAAGATCGTGCCGCTCCATTACGCACTCAAGTCCGGTGACATCGTCGAGGTGATGACGGCCAAACAGGAGCGCGGGCCTTCACGCGACTGGATCAAGGTCGTGCGCACCAGCCGCGCCCGCAACAAGATTCGTGCCTGGTTCCGCGAGGAACGCCGTGACGACGCCGAGCGTGACGGCCGTGACGCCCTGGCCAAAGCCCTGCGCAAACGCGACTTGCCGCCGCAGAAGTTCTCCGGCTCGCCGATGCTGGCCGACGTCATGCGGGAGATGGGCTTCCGCAAGGCCGACGATTTCTACATCGCGCTCGGCAATGGCAAGATCTCCGCCAAGACCACCGCGAACAAGCTGATCCAGCGCCTGCGCGCCGGCGAGATGCTCGAGCCGGAGCCGGTCGAGGAGATCACCAAAGGCCGCGGCAAGCAGCGGGTCCGCGAGGCCTCGGAATTCGGCATTTCGGTCGAAGGCGTGGAGAACGTCGCCCTGCGGCTGGCCAAGTGCTGCCGACCGGTGCCCGGGGACGAGATCCTCGGTTACGTCTCGCTGGGCCGCGGCATCACCATCCACCGCACCGACTGCCGCAACGTCGGCGACCTGAGCAACTCACCCGAGCGGCTGGTCAACGTGAGCTGGGAAGGTGAGAACGAAGCGACGTTCCGGGTCGAGATCCAGATCGACGCCTACGATCGCACCCGCCTGCTGGAGGATCTCTCCCGGACCTTCGCCGAAGTCGGGGTGAACATCATCTCGGCCGAGTGCTCGACCAACCCGCCCATGGTCAAGAACCGCTTCGTGATCGAAGTAGGGGACACCAGTCAGCTCAAGCAATGCATCGGCCGGGTGCGCCACGTCGAGTCGGTATTCGACGCGTACAGGGTGACCCCAGGCGAGTAG
- the recJ gene encoding single-stranded-DNA-specific exonuclease RecJ: protein MRRGHSTVAEAKAFLAADERHDPSEFAGMDETVGVILAAVDAGEKITIYGDFDVDGVASTSIMVGLLRGLGAECDWFIPDRIDGYGLNDEAIRTIGERGTKLIITVDCGVTSVGPVALARELGMKVVVTDHHQTGPVLPDCPILHPEVSGYPFRELCGAAIAWKLACAIRRARDLDPALDENDLDLVGLATVADVMPLTGENRTLVREGVRVARRTERIGLRALMKESRVEPARLTSEDFGFRLGPRINAAGRMYRADAGVELFLADSEERAAEIGVELGRANLDRRRVEREVGTAAEAARRGLADPDAAALVVAGEGWHPGVIGIVAGRLAREHCVPAVVIAIGEGVAKGSARSVPGLDLHRAISECSHLLEGFGGHKAAAGIQILPERIDEFRTALVKAVVEQIGSEPRVPKLQVDAIVGGDDLGLPLAEEIEQLAPFGQANRPVTLLVPGARICDVREMGEGKHARFTLNSGGHRAAGICFGRTSFGVGEDDPVDVAAELSVNYWNGSVEPQVKLDEVFPVARPEGSETLPGCDAPEWWARFEAALGAATPDGDPAPGDRSRVNAGPGGLPGVRIADLVSSGESLAIGTADTVRRWRDLGGVAGLGRFREDAVVSAVWPGSPSSVLEDVARLADGGVLVFEFSLLESRPGLVAGFNNVATLDPPCSDAQARCVLLGDGLFHPISGPSELEFTERAVAHRFDLTGRLRELFKALKDADLIRGELLRNVLAGAPEDPRSPEQAATLVRILEEVGLIRSEGHGDARSLGVVSSEKVNLEDSPAFAGQTERQKEQLEFLRQSKRSMN, encoded by the coding sequence GTGCGAAGGGGGCACAGCACCGTCGCCGAGGCAAAGGCGTTCCTGGCGGCGGACGAGCGACACGATCCGTCGGAGTTCGCCGGCATGGACGAAACGGTCGGAGTCATCCTCGCCGCGGTCGACGCCGGAGAAAAGATCACGATCTACGGCGACTTCGATGTCGACGGGGTCGCGTCCACGTCGATCATGGTCGGCCTGCTGCGTGGACTCGGCGCCGAATGCGACTGGTTCATCCCGGATCGAATCGACGGCTACGGGCTGAACGACGAGGCGATCCGGACGATCGGCGAGCGCGGCACGAAGCTGATCATCACGGTTGACTGCGGAGTGACATCGGTCGGCCCGGTGGCGCTGGCCCGGGAACTCGGCATGAAGGTGGTGGTCACCGACCATCACCAGACCGGGCCCGTGCTTCCAGATTGCCCGATCCTTCACCCCGAGGTCAGCGGCTATCCGTTCAGGGAGCTCTGCGGCGCGGCCATCGCCTGGAAGCTGGCTTGCGCGATCCGTCGGGCCCGGGACTTGGATCCGGCTCTGGACGAGAATGATCTGGACCTGGTCGGGCTGGCTACGGTGGCCGACGTGATGCCTTTGACCGGCGAGAACAGGACCCTGGTCCGGGAGGGGGTGAGGGTTGCCCGCCGGACCGAGCGGATCGGCTTGCGCGCCCTGATGAAGGAATCCCGGGTGGAGCCGGCCCGCCTCACCTCCGAGGACTTCGGGTTCCGGCTCGGCCCGCGCATCAACGCGGCCGGGCGCATGTACCGGGCCGACGCCGGCGTAGAGCTGTTCCTGGCCGACTCCGAGGAGCGCGCGGCCGAGATCGGCGTCGAGCTCGGCCGGGCCAACCTCGACCGGCGACGGGTCGAGCGCGAAGTAGGGACTGCGGCGGAGGCCGCGAGACGGGGTCTGGCCGATCCCGATGCGGCCGCACTGGTTGTAGCCGGAGAGGGGTGGCATCCCGGGGTGATCGGCATCGTCGCGGGGCGGCTGGCCCGGGAGCACTGTGTCCCGGCCGTGGTGATCGCGATCGGGGAAGGTGTCGCCAAGGGCTCGGCCCGCAGCGTTCCCGGTCTCGACCTCCACCGCGCGATCTCCGAGTGCTCGCACTTGTTGGAAGGCTTCGGCGGCCATAAGGCGGCTGCCGGCATTCAGATCCTGCCGGAGCGGATCGACGAGTTCAGGACCGCCCTGGTGAAAGCCGTAGTCGAACAGATCGGATCCGAGCCGCGGGTGCCGAAGCTCCAGGTCGACGCGATCGTCGGTGGCGATGACCTCGGGCTGCCGCTGGCCGAGGAGATCGAGCAGCTGGCCCCCTTCGGCCAGGCGAACCGGCCGGTCACCCTGCTCGTGCCGGGCGCGAGGATCTGCGACGTCCGGGAGATGGGCGAAGGCAAGCACGCCCGCTTCACCTTGAATTCGGGCGGTCACCGGGCGGCCGGCATCTGTTTCGGGCGGACGAGTTTCGGGGTCGGCGAGGACGATCCGGTCGATGTCGCGGCCGAACTCAGCGTCAACTACTGGAACGGCTCGGTCGAGCCCCAGGTGAAGTTGGATGAGGTCTTTCCGGTCGCGAGGCCGGAAGGCAGCGAGACGCTGCCCGGTTGTGATGCGCCGGAGTGGTGGGCCCGCTTCGAAGCGGCGCTCGGGGCGGCCACGCCGGACGGCGACCCGGCCCCGGGCGATCGTTCCCGGGTGAACGCCGGACCGGGTGGCCTGCCCGGGGTCCGGATCGCCGACCTCGTTTCTTCCGGTGAGAGTCTTGCGATCGGCACTGCCGACACCGTCCGGCGCTGGCGCGACCTGGGTGGGGTCGCCGGCCTGGGCCGCTTCCGCGAGGACGCGGTAGTCAGTGCGGTCTGGCCGGGCAGCCCGTCTTCGGTCCTCGAGGACGTCGCGCGGCTGGCGGACGGCGGCGTCCTGGTATTCGAGTTCAGCCTGCTGGAATCGCGCCCCGGCCTGGTCGCCGGGTTCAACAATGTCGCGACACTCGATCCGCCCTGTTCGGACGCTCAGGCCCGGTGCGTCCTGCTTGGCGACGGGCTGTTCCACCCGATTTCCGGCCCGTCCGAGCTCGAATTCACCGAGCGTGCGGTAGCTCACCGGTTCGACCTCACCGGCCGCCTCCGGGAGCTCTTCAAGGCGCTCAAGGACGCCGATCTGATCCGCGGAGAGCTGCTCAGAAATGTGCTGGCCGGGGCCCCGGAGGACCCGCGTTCACCGGAGCAGGCGGCAACCCTGGTGCGGATCCTCGAGGAGGTCGGTCTCATTCGCAGTGAAGGCCATGGCGATGCCCGGAGCCTCGGGGTCGTATCCTCGGAGAAGGTGAATCTCGAAGATTCGCCGGCATTTGCCGGTCAGACGGAGCGCCAGAAGGAGCAGCTCGAATTTCTCAGACAGTCGAAAAGGTCAATGAACTGA
- the ruvB gene encoding Holliday junction branch migration DNA helicase RuvB yields MADLPEFGGSRINLSIDADLPEGAEPRVHDARADVPDQELDISLRPPSLADFVNQTQVTDQLAVFIEAARRRNEPLDHVLLAGPPGLGKTSLANIVAAEMGVNLVQTAGPALERKGDVAAFLTSLEPGSVFFIDEIHRLGRAIEETLYPAMEDGVLPVVLGQGAGAQTVTLPLPPFTLIGATTRSGLLTTPLRDRFGVSHRLEYYTPADLTKIVLRSADILKVQIDDAGAQAIAERSRGTPRVANRLLKRVRDFAEVKHSGVVDAEIAASALEMLEVDQAGLDRSDRALLELIAVKFSGGPVGLSTIAVAIGEEQDTIEDVLEPYLLQQGMLKRTPRGRVLTAAAFEHLGLPVPRGNAQLF; encoded by the coding sequence ATGGCCGACCTGCCCGAATTCGGCGGCAGCCGGATCAACCTGAGCATCGATGCCGATCTGCCGGAGGGCGCCGAGCCACGGGTCCATGACGCCCGCGCCGACGTGCCCGACCAGGAACTCGACATCTCGCTGCGCCCGCCAAGCCTCGCCGACTTCGTCAACCAGACCCAGGTGACCGACCAGCTCGCTGTCTTCATCGAAGCGGCGCGCCGCCGGAACGAACCGCTCGACCACGTGCTGCTGGCCGGACCGCCCGGGCTCGGAAAGACTTCCCTGGCCAACATCGTCGCCGCCGAAATGGGGGTCAATCTCGTCCAGACGGCCGGGCCGGCGCTCGAGCGGAAGGGTGACGTCGCCGCCTTCCTGACATCGCTCGAACCGGGCAGCGTTTTCTTCATCGACGAGATCCACCGGCTGGGACGGGCGATCGAAGAGACCCTCTACCCGGCGATGGAGGATGGCGTGCTGCCGGTCGTGCTCGGCCAGGGGGCCGGCGCGCAGACCGTGACCCTGCCGCTACCGCCGTTCACTTTGATCGGCGCCACCACCCGCAGCGGCCTGCTGACCACGCCACTCAGGGACCGCTTCGGCGTCTCCCATCGCCTGGAGTACTACACGCCGGCCGATCTGACGAAGATCGTCCTGCGCTCGGCCGACATCCTGAAGGTCCAGATCGACGACGCCGGCGCCCAGGCCATCGCCGAGCGCTCCCGCGGCACACCCCGGGTGGCCAACCGCCTGCTGAAGAGGGTTCGTGACTTCGCCGAGGTCAAGCATTCCGGGGTGGTCGACGCCGAGATCGCCGCATCGGCCCTCGAGATGCTCGAGGTGGACCAGGCCGGCCTCGACCGCTCCGACCGCGCACTCCTGGAGTTGATCGCGGTCAAGTTCTCTGGCGGCCCGGTCGGACTTTCGACCATCGCCGTGGCGATCGGCGAGGAGCAGGACACGATCGAAGACGTACTCGAGCCGTACCTGCTCCAGCAGGGAATGCTCAAGCGCACCCCGCGCGGACGCGTACTCACCGCCGCCGCCTTCGAGCACCTGGGCCTTCCGGTCCCACGCGGCAACGCGCAGCTCTTCTAG
- a CDS encoding NAD(P)-dependent oxidoreductase → MKVFVAGAGGVIGRPLVRQLVAAGHEVTGTTRSDSKARQIETSGATPVVCDAFDPQGVTEAVAKAAPDVIINQLTNLPTTGDRRDPDYYTATNRLRREGGQILIKAAQAAAVKRLVTQSIAFTYLPRGSWVKNETDATVGAFDGSISDAFQSALTHEQNLQDAEGIDGLILRYGFFYGPGTYYAADGPTASEVRRRRFPLVGPATGTFSFVHVDDAAEAAVAAVTQGSPGIYNIVDDEPAALKEWLPVYAEALGAKPPRRVPAWLARLVAGKSLTESAINMRGASNAKAKAELGWRPSHSSWRQGFSDSL, encoded by the coding sequence ATGAAAGTATTCGTAGCCGGAGCCGGCGGAGTGATCGGACGGCCGCTCGTGCGGCAGCTGGTCGCCGCTGGGCACGAAGTGACCGGGACCACGCGCAGTGACAGCAAAGCGCGCCAGATCGAGACTTCCGGGGCCACTCCGGTTGTCTGCGACGCGTTTGACCCGCAGGGTGTGACTGAAGCCGTGGCCAAAGCAGCCCCCGACGTGATCATCAACCAGTTGACCAATCTGCCCACCACAGGCGACCGGCGTGATCCCGATTACTACACCGCAACGAACCGGCTTCGCCGGGAAGGCGGCCAGATCCTGATCAAGGCGGCTCAGGCTGCGGCGGTGAAGCGCCTCGTCACCCAGAGCATCGCTTTCACCTACCTTCCGCGCGGATCCTGGGTCAAGAATGAAACCGACGCCACCGTGGGCGCTTTCGACGGTTCAATCAGTGACGCCTTTCAGTCGGCCCTCACCCACGAGCAGAACCTTCAGGACGCCGAAGGAATCGACGGCCTGATCCTGCGCTACGGATTCTTTTACGGACCCGGCACCTACTACGCCGCCGACGGGCCGACGGCCTCCGAGGTCCGGCGCCGTCGATTCCCCCTGGTCGGTCCGGCAACGGGCACCTTTTCCTTCGTCCACGTCGATGATGCCGCGGAAGCGGCGGTAGCCGCCGTAACCCAGGGATCACCGGGGATCTACAACATCGTCGACGACGAACCCGCAGCCCTCAAGGAGTGGCTGCCCGTCTATGCCGAGGCTCTCGGCGCCAAGCCTCCCCGGCGGGTGCCGGCCTGGCTGGCCCGCCTGGTCGCCGGCAAGTCCCTGACCGAATCAGCGATCAACATGCGCGGGGCGAGTAACGCGAAGGCCAAAGCCGAACTCGGCTGGCGACCGTCTCACTCGAGTTGGCGCCAGGGCTTCAGCGACTCGCTCTAG